From the genome of Solidesulfovibrio carbinolicus, one region includes:
- a CDS encoding branched-chain amino acid ABC transporter permease: MLQSFLQNILNALQWGSFYSLIALGYCLVYGVLLLINFAHGDIFMVGAYIAFYCCMFLLGKFGVFAGLPGWMVLAVAVPLTMVLTAVVGVTLERIAYRPLRRKGVNRLYVVITALMCGLILENGNLALLGASRKSFPTLVPIKVFEIFGVTVTNIKLMVIGVAILSFLLLHFIVTRTKIGMAMRAISYDRFAVPLMGIPADTVIVFTFVLGSGFAGLAGLFFAMTYPVIDPYMGALIGWKAFIAAVVGGIGSIAGAFAGGFLLGFVEIMVVAFFPSTYRDLIAFSILLLILSIRPTGLFGVARRTKI; this comes from the coding sequence TTGCTCCAGAGCTTCCTGCAAAACATTCTAAACGCCTTGCAGTGGGGGAGCTTTTATTCCCTTATTGCCCTGGGCTACTGCCTGGTCTACGGCGTTTTGTTGCTGATCAACTTCGCCCATGGCGACATTTTCATGGTCGGGGCCTACATCGCCTTTTACTGCTGCATGTTCCTGCTCGGCAAGTTCGGCGTCTTCGCCGGCCTGCCCGGCTGGATGGTGCTGGCTGTGGCCGTCCCCCTCACCATGGTCCTCACCGCCGTGGTCGGCGTCACCCTGGAGCGCATCGCCTACCGGCCGCTGCGGCGCAAGGGCGTCAACCGCCTCTACGTCGTCATCACGGCGCTCATGTGCGGGCTTATCCTGGAAAACGGCAACCTGGCGCTGCTTGGGGCCAGCCGCAAAAGCTTTCCCACCCTGGTGCCCATCAAGGTCTTCGAGATTTTCGGCGTCACGGTCACCAACATCAAGCTCATGGTCATCGGCGTGGCCATCCTGTCCTTTTTGTTGCTGCATTTTATCGTGACGCGCACCAAGATCGGCATGGCCATGCGGGCCATCTCCTATGACCGGTTCGCCGTGCCGCTCATGGGCATCCCGGCCGACACGGTCATCGTCTTCACCTTCGTGCTCGGCTCCGGCTTCGCCGGTCTGGCCGGCCTGTTTTTCGCCATGACCTACCCGGTCATCGACCCCTACATGGGGGCGCTCATTGGCTGGAAGGCCTTCATCGCGGCCGTGGTCGGCGGCATCGGCTCCATTGCCGGAGCTTTTGCCGGCGGGTTTTTGCTGGGGTTCGTCGAAATCATGGTGGTGGCGTTTTTCCCCTCCACCTACCGCGACCTCATTGCCTTCTCGATTTTGCTCCTCATCCTGTCCATCCGGCCCACCGGCCTCTTCGGCGTGGCCCGGCGGACCAAAATTTAA
- a CDS encoding branched-chain amino acid ABC transporter permease — protein MQRLTVPALLACLFGVLLWAAGTGALNVYWQSVLMFMGVNIILATSLNIINGNMGEFSCGHAGFMAVGAYVSSLLSVALFTKSQVFGEPLIGPAAAVWLFPLVLIAGALAASLVGLLVAIPSFKTRGDYLAIITIAAAYIVKSTIENIGAIGGARGFMGMSAVMSAMNETINLPWILIWVFVGTVFSVWLIRRFIYSTFGKGVDAICQDEIAAEIMSVNTDRVKLVAFMVSCGLAGLAGGLFAHILGYVNPGTFTILKSTEIMVMVYLGGMGSLSGSVLAAILMTLLIEYLRDAFGFLNTFLHYISVIPDSYEVTQVWKWVVIPLLLVLLMQFRPEGIMGRRELADVFPGLRKFYKFKG, from the coding sequence ATGCAGCGCCTGACCGTGCCCGCCTTGCTGGCCTGTCTTTTCGGGGTTCTGCTCTGGGCCGCCGGCACCGGAGCCCTCAACGTCTACTGGCAGTCCGTGCTCATGTTCATGGGCGTCAACATCATCCTGGCCACGAGCCTCAATATCATCAACGGCAACATGGGCGAGTTCTCCTGCGGCCATGCCGGCTTCATGGCCGTCGGGGCCTACGTGTCCTCGCTTTTGTCCGTGGCGCTTTTCACCAAAAGCCAGGTCTTCGGCGAGCCGCTCATCGGCCCGGCGGCGGCCGTGTGGCTTTTCCCGCTGGTGCTGATAGCCGGAGCCCTGGCCGCCTCCCTGGTCGGGCTTCTGGTCGCCATCCCGTCGTTTAAGACCCGGGGCGACTACCTGGCCATCATCACCATCGCCGCCGCCTACATCGTCAAGTCCACCATCGAGAACATCGGGGCCATCGGCGGCGCGCGCGGCTTCATGGGCATGAGCGCGGTCATGAGCGCCATGAACGAGACCATAAACCTGCCCTGGATTCTGATCTGGGTGTTTGTCGGCACGGTCTTTTCCGTCTGGCTCATCCGGCGCTTTATTTACTCGACCTTCGGCAAGGGCGTGGACGCCATCTGCCAGGACGAGATCGCGGCCGAAATCATGAGCGTCAACACCGACCGGGTCAAACTCGTGGCCTTCATGGTCTCCTGCGGCCTGGCCGGCCTGGCCGGCGGGCTTTTCGCCCACATCCTGGGCTACGTGAACCCGGGCACGTTTACGATCCTCAAATCCACCGAGATCATGGTCATGGTCTATCTCGGCGGCATGGGGTCGCTTTCCGGCTCGGTGCTGGCCGCCATCCTCATGACGCTTTTGATCGAATACCTGCGCGACGCGTTCGGCTTCCTCAACACCTTTTTGCACTACATCTCGGTCATCCCGGATTCTTACGAGGTGACCCAGGTCTGGAAATGGGTGGTCATTCCGTTGCTGCTGGTCCTTCTCATGCAGTTTCGCCCCGAGGGCATCATGGGGCGTCGCGAACTGGCCGACGTGTTTCCCGGGCTTCGCAAATTCTACAAGTTCAAGGGGTAG
- the purU gene encoding formyltetrahydrofolate deformylase: MSATARLRITCPDRPGIVSAVTTFLYTHGANIIDLDQHSTDPEGGTFFMRLEFYTPYIDVSRAALEAAFGEVVGNRFDMDWRLSYSDVPKRVAVLVSRHDHCLMELLWRYARKELPCDIAMVIGNHEDPREAVEGFGVPYHCVPVGDGGMAEAEARMAELLGTGVDLLVLARYMRVVSGDFLRPYDNRVINIHHSFLPAFVGADPYRQAHEKGVKLIGATAHYVTAELDAGPIIEQDTARVTHRHSVADLKAMGSELERTVLARAVTWHLEDRVIVFGNKTVVFR; this comes from the coding sequence ATGTCCGCCACCGCCCGACTGCGCATCACCTGCCCCGACCGGCCCGGCATCGTCTCCGCCGTGACCACGTTTCTGTACACCCACGGGGCCAACATCATCGACCTCGACCAGCACTCCACCGATCCCGAGGGCGGCACATTTTTCATGCGCCTGGAATTCTACACGCCCTACATCGACGTGTCCCGGGCCGCCCTGGAGGCCGCCTTTGGCGAGGTGGTGGGCAACCGCTTCGACATGGACTGGCGGCTATCCTACTCCGACGTGCCCAAGCGCGTGGCCGTGCTGGTGTCGCGCCACGACCACTGCCTGATGGAGCTTTTGTGGCGCTATGCCCGCAAGGAGCTGCCCTGCGACATCGCCATGGTCATCGGCAACCACGAGGACCCGCGCGAGGCCGTGGAAGGCTTCGGCGTGCCCTACCACTGCGTGCCGGTGGGCGACGGCGGCATGGCCGAGGCCGAGGCCCGCATGGCCGAACTGCTCGGGACCGGCGTGGACCTGCTCGTCCTTGCCCGCTACATGCGGGTGGTCTCGGGGGATTTCCTGCGACCTTACGACAACCGGGTCATCAACATCCACCATTCCTTCCTGCCGGCCTTTGTCGGGGCCGACCCCTACCGCCAGGCCCATGAAAAGGGCGTGAAACTCATCGGAGCCACGGCCCATTACGTCACGGCCGAGCTCGACGCCGGCCCCATCATCGAGCAAGACACCGCTCGGGTGACCCATCGCCACAGCGTGGCCGACCTCAAAGCCATGGGCAGCGAACTGGAGCGCACGGTGCTGGCCCGGGCCGTTACTTGGCATCTCGAAGACCGGGTGATCGTTTTCGGCAACAAGACCGTGGTGTTCCGCTAG
- a CDS encoding ABC transporter ATP-binding protein — protein sequence MALLDVKEMTQYFGGLCAVSEFTVALEQGQMAALIGPNGAGKTTVFNLVSGFYKPTRGEIIFDGQSIKGLKPHQVTSRGIARTFQNIRLWFEMTVLDNIRIAQHHALGYGLFDCFLRTPRYMQRERDIEDHAMEVLSRLGLAEVASELPKNLPYGVQRLVEIARALSIKPKLLMLDEPAAGLNSADVEGLIKLIGDIHRDYGIAIWMIEHQMDVVMSLCSWIKVIDFGATIAEGTPEAIQNNPDVIKAYLGDDTI from the coding sequence GTGGCGCTTCTCGACGTAAAGGAAATGACCCAGTACTTCGGCGGGCTGTGCGCCGTGTCGGAGTTCACGGTGGCCCTGGAGCAGGGCCAGATGGCGGCGCTTATCGGCCCCAACGGCGCGGGCAAGACCACGGTGTTCAACCTTGTCAGCGGCTTTTACAAGCCCACGCGCGGCGAGATCATCTTCGACGGCCAGTCCATCAAGGGCCTAAAGCCCCATCAGGTGACCTCGCGCGGCATCGCCCGGACCTTCCAGAACATCCGCTTGTGGTTCGAGATGACCGTGCTGGACAATATCCGCATCGCCCAGCACCACGCCCTGGGCTACGGGCTTTTCGACTGCTTCCTGCGAACCCCGCGCTACATGCAGCGCGAGCGCGACATCGAGGACCACGCCATGGAGGTGCTCTCCCGCCTGGGCCTGGCCGAGGTGGCAAGCGAGCTGCCGAAAAACCTGCCCTACGGCGTGCAACGCCTGGTGGAGATCGCCCGGGCCCTGTCCATCAAGCCCAAGCTCCTCATGCTCGACGAGCCGGCCGCCGGCCTCAACTCGGCCGACGTCGAGGGGCTGATCAAGCTCATCGGCGACATCCATAGGGACTACGGCATCGCCATCTGGATGATCGAACACCAGATGGACGTGGTCATGTCCCTGTGTTCCTGGATCAAGGTCATCGATTTCGGGGCCACCATCGCCGAGGGCACGCCCGAGGCCATCCAGAACAACCCCGACGTCATCAAAGCCTACCTGGGAGACGATACAATCTGA
- the nikC gene encoding nickel ABC transporter permease subunit NikC, which translates to MIRTLFAKKLTALALVLAAVLVAMAVFAPLLATTDPDRTDIGRKLEPPSLSEPLGTDHLGRSIYSRLVYGARASLGSVAVIVTAILVLSFVVGGASGYFGGTADAVIMRLCDVILTFPTFILALFLIGILGTGLTNVIIAIVMTHWAWYARMVRGMVLQLRNREHVLAAKVAGTPALLLGARHILPPVAAQMAVLASLDIGHMMLHVSGLSFLGLGVQPPTPEWGVMIGDARQFLRTAPQLMLFPGLMIFLSVMAANILGDALRDRLDPHLVSELDHGH; encoded by the coding sequence ATGATTCGCACCCTTTTCGCCAAAAAGCTCACGGCCTTGGCCCTTGTCCTGGCCGCCGTGCTTGTCGCCATGGCCGTCTTTGCTCCGCTCCTGGCAACCACTGATCCAGACCGCACCGACATCGGCCGCAAGCTTGAGCCGCCAAGCCTGTCCGAGCCCCTGGGCACCGACCACCTTGGCCGCTCCATCTATTCCCGGCTGGTCTACGGCGCCCGGGCCTCCCTTGGGTCGGTGGCGGTCATCGTCACCGCCATCCTCGTCCTGTCGTTTGTCGTGGGCGGGGCCTCGGGCTATTTCGGCGGCACGGCCGACGCCGTCATCATGCGCCTGTGCGACGTGATCCTGACCTTCCCCACCTTCATCCTGGCCCTGTTTCTCATCGGCATCCTGGGCACGGGGCTGACCAACGTCATCATCGCCATCGTCATGACCCACTGGGCCTGGTACGCCCGCATGGTGCGCGGCATGGTGCTGCAGCTGCGAAACCGCGAGCACGTGCTGGCCGCCAAGGTGGCCGGCACACCGGCCCTGCTCCTGGGGGCGCGCCACATCCTGCCGCCGGTGGCGGCCCAGATGGCGGTGCTGGCGAGCCTGGACATCGGCCACATGATGCTCCACGTCTCGGGCCTGTCCTTCCTGGGCCTGGGCGTGCAGCCGCCTACCCCGGAGTGGGGCGTCATGATCGGCGACGCCCGGCAGTTTCTGCGCACCGCGCCCCAGCTCATGCTCTTCCCGGGGCTCATGATCTTCCTGTCGGTCATGGCCGCCAACATCCTGGGCGACGCCCTGCGCGACCGCCTCGACCCTCATCTCGTCTCGGAGCTGGACCATGGCCACTAA
- a CDS encoding ABC transporter substrate-binding protein — protein MKRSWLIALFCVLGLASPVRAADTVKLGFNIPLTGDIPDVGESSKNAAEMLKKKINDAGGLKVGDKTYKVEFIYEDNESKAESALSATRKLITQDGVIGMVGPQSSKQAVPAAEAANELKTPMMAPWSTNPNTTKNRPYVFRGCFLDTFQGPTAAKFASEEFKAKKAAVLYDIASDYPKGLAEDFKAAFEKINGPGSVVAFETFTTKDVDFSAQLTNIAKSGAEVLFVPQYYNEVPLIVQQAKSLGFNKPVLGSDSWGSGDLMGLCGDNCKGFFFVTHYAAAGAQGKTKEFIDEYTKLYKKTPDDVAALTWDSANLMLAALQAAGPMSGDLAKDREALMKAMAGIKKFEGITGNMSYPATGDHDPIKCAVVVKIDDAGKFAFYKSVCP, from the coding sequence ATGAAAAGGTCCTGGCTGATTGCCCTTTTTTGCGTTCTGGGCCTGGCTTCGCCGGTCCGGGCGGCCGACACCGTCAAACTGGGTTTCAACATCCCGCTGACCGGCGACATCCCTGACGTCGGCGAGTCGTCCAAGAACGCGGCCGAGATGCTCAAGAAGAAGATCAACGACGCCGGCGGCCTGAAAGTGGGCGACAAAACCTACAAAGTCGAATTCATCTATGAAGACAACGAGTCCAAGGCCGAATCCGCTCTGTCCGCCACGAGAAAGCTCATCACCCAGGACGGCGTCATTGGCATGGTTGGCCCCCAGTCCAGCAAGCAGGCCGTGCCCGCCGCCGAAGCCGCCAATGAGCTGAAGACCCCCATGATGGCTCCCTGGTCCACCAACCCCAACACCACCAAGAACCGCCCCTACGTTTTCCGCGGCTGCTTCCTGGACACCTTCCAGGGCCCCACCGCCGCCAAGTTCGCCAGCGAAGAGTTCAAGGCCAAAAAGGCCGCCGTGCTCTACGACATCGCCTCCGACTATCCCAAGGGCCTGGCCGAGGACTTCAAGGCCGCCTTTGAAAAGATCAACGGCCCCGGCTCGGTGGTCGCCTTCGAGACCTTCACCACCAAGGACGTGGACTTCTCGGCCCAGCTGACCAACATCGCCAAGTCCGGCGCCGAAGTGCTGTTCGTTCCCCAGTACTACAACGAAGTGCCGCTGATCGTGCAGCAGGCCAAGTCCCTGGGCTTCAACAAGCCCGTGCTCGGCTCCGATTCCTGGGGTTCGGGCGACCTGATGGGCCTTTGCGGCGACAACTGCAAGGGCTTTTTCTTCGTCACCCACTACGCCGCCGCCGGCGCCCAGGGCAAGACCAAGGAATTCATCGACGAGTACACCAAGCTCTACAAGAAGACCCCCGACGACGTCGCCGCCCTGACCTGGGACAGCGCCAACCTGATGCTCGCCGCCCTGCAGGCCGCCGGCCCCATGTCCGGCGATCTGGCCAAGGACCGCGAGGCCCTCATGAAGGCCATGGCCGGCATCAAGAAGTTTGAAGGCATCACCGGCAACATGTCCTATCCCGCCACCGGCGACCACGACCCCATCAAGTGCGCCGTGGTGGTCAAGATCGACGACGCCGGCAAGTTCGCCTTCTACAAGTCCGTCTGCCCGTAG
- the nikB gene encoding nickel ABC transporter permease subunit NikB, with product MLSYILRRLAVLPVILLAVSLVIFAILRLAPGDPALSYLRLSQIPPTTENLAIARETLGLDKPLSDQYATWLTRAARLDFGRSYVTGRPVMDEILYYLPATLELAGASLLITLGLSVPMGVAAALKRDTALDHLTRAVAFAGVSIPNFWFGFLLVWLFSVELGWLPPLGRGGLSHLVMPAVSLALMSLAVNTRLIRASMLETMHHRFILYARARGVGEGTVVWRHMFVNALIPILTATGMHVGELLGGAVVVESVFSWPGVGRYAVSSIYNRDFPVLQCFMLVMTVIFVVCNLAVDIAYAVADPRMRLGGQGGRA from the coding sequence TTGCTGTCCTACATCCTGCGCCGGCTGGCCGTGTTGCCGGTCATTTTGCTGGCCGTGTCCCTGGTCATCTTCGCCATCCTGCGGCTGGCCCCGGGCGACCCGGCCTTGTCCTATCTACGCCTGTCCCAGATCCCCCCCACCACCGAGAATCTGGCCATAGCCCGGGAAACCCTGGGCCTAGATAAGCCGCTTTCCGACCAGTACGCGACCTGGCTGACCAGGGCCGCGCGTCTGGACTTCGGCCGTTCCTACGTCACCGGACGCCCGGTCATGGACGAGATCCTCTATTACCTGCCGGCGACATTGGAACTGGCCGGCGCGTCGCTTTTGATCACCCTGGGCCTGTCCGTGCCCATGGGCGTGGCCGCGGCGTTAAAGCGCGACACCGCCCTGGACCACCTGACCCGGGCCGTGGCCTTTGCCGGCGTGTCCATCCCCAATTTCTGGTTCGGCTTTTTGCTGGTGTGGCTGTTTTCCGTGGAGCTCGGCTGGCTGCCTCCACTGGGGCGCGGCGGGCTTTCCCATCTCGTCATGCCGGCGGTTTCGCTGGCGCTGATGTCCCTGGCCGTCAACACCCGCCTCATCCGGGCCAGCATGCTCGAAACCATGCACCACCGCTTCATCCTCTACGCCCGGGCGCGCGGGGTCGGCGAGGGCACGGTGGTGTGGCGGCACATGTTCGTTAACGCGCTTATTCCCATCCTCACGGCCACGGGCATGCACGTGGGCGAGCTGCTGGGCGGCGCGGTGGTGGTGGAGAGCGTGTTTTCCTGGCCCGGGGTCGGACGCTACGCCGTTTCCAGCATCTACAACCGCGATTTTCCCGTGCTCCAGTGCTTCATGCTGGTCATGACCGTCATCTTCGTGGTCTGCAACCTGGCCGTGGACATCGCCTATGCCGTGGCCGACCCAAGGATGCGCCTGGGCGGCCAGGGAGGACGGGCATGA
- a CDS encoding sll1863 family stress response protein codes for MDDKDRFGVSLEEQLAAYKAKIEAARAEAKDKGQDFFDRWSGDLEALLEKYDKARYKLTLLRKGGGDAMVELRHGMEQALGDLKAAFAKAKDKF; via the coding sequence ATGGACGACAAGGACCGTTTCGGCGTCAGTCTGGAAGAGCAGCTGGCCGCCTACAAGGCCAAGATCGAGGCCGCCCGGGCCGAAGCCAAGGACAAGGGGCAGGATTTCTTCGACCGCTGGTCCGGCGATCTCGAAGCGCTGTTGGAGAAATACGACAAGGCTCGCTACAAGCTGACCTTGCTGCGCAAGGGCGGGGGGGACGCCATGGTCGAACTGCGCCACGGCATGGAGCAGGCCCTGGGAGACCTCAAGGCCGCCTTCGCCAAAGCCAAGGACAAATTCTAG
- a CDS encoding ABC transporter ATP-binding protein translates to MLLSVQNLRVKYGNIEALHGISFHVNRGEIVTLIGANGAGKTTTLLSIMRLPPPEAPKVVEGDILYEGQSILGWETHDVVRKLHMDLSPEGRRIFGNLTVMENLILATYARKDGEEAIARDLDRVLSLFPRMSERRKQRSESLSGGEQQMLAVGRAIMTGCDFILLDEPSMGLAPLLMYEMFRTLKKLNELGLTILLIEQNAKVALNFAHRGYVLDTGEIKTSGTAEELKHDPEVKKAYLGG, encoded by the coding sequence ATGCTGCTCTCCGTCCAAAACCTGCGGGTTAAATACGGCAATATCGAAGCCCTTCACGGCATCTCCTTCCACGTCAACCGGGGCGAGATCGTCACGCTCATCGGCGCCAACGGGGCCGGCAAGACCACCACGCTCCTGTCCATCATGCGCCTGCCGCCTCCCGAGGCCCCCAAGGTCGTCGAGGGCGACATCCTCTATGAAGGCCAGTCCATCCTCGGCTGGGAGACCCACGACGTGGTGCGCAAGCTCCACATGGACCTCTCTCCCGAAGGCCGGCGGATTTTCGGCAACCTGACTGTCATGGAGAATCTCATCCTGGCCACCTACGCCCGCAAGGACGGGGAAGAGGCCATCGCCCGCGACCTCGACCGGGTGCTGTCGCTTTTCCCGCGCATGTCCGAGCGGCGCAAGCAGCGCAGCGAGTCGCTGTCCGGCGGCGAGCAGCAGATGCTGGCCGTGGGCCGGGCCATCATGACCGGCTGCGACTTCATTCTGCTCGACGAACCGAGCATGGGGCTGGCTCCGCTTTTGATGTACGAGATGTTCCGCACGCTCAAAAAACTCAATGAGCTGGGGCTGACCATTTTGCTCATCGAGCAAAACGCCAAGGTGGCGCTCAATTTTGCCCACCGGGGCTACGTGCTGGACACCGGCGAGATCAAGACCTCGGGCACGGCCGAGGAGCTCAAGCACGACCCGGAAGTGAAAAAGGCCTATCTGGGCGGGTAG
- a CDS encoding diacylglycerol kinase, translating to MRNKFLGTGEPGWHPVRKVRVVLSGLRFAVLYDGSVAWKVVVSTVVLAIFGATGHWRDFLLMLVATGQMLAAELLNSAVEGVCDFLVSQEDRRIRAIKDMAAAAAGIAILFWGLVLVWEAGRLVGAWPGP from the coding sequence ATGCGCAACAAGTTTTTAGGAACCGGCGAGCCGGGCTGGCATCCGGTGCGCAAGGTACGGGTGGTGCTCTCGGGGCTGCGCTTTGCCGTGCTCTACGACGGCAGCGTGGCCTGGAAAGTGGTGGTCTCGACGGTGGTGCTGGCCATTTTTGGCGCAACCGGCCACTGGCGGGACTTCCTGCTCATGCTGGTGGCCACGGGGCAGATGCTGGCGGCCGAGCTGCTCAATTCCGCCGTGGAAGGGGTGTGCGATTTCCTGGTCAGCCAAGAGGACCGGCGCATAAGGGCCATCAAGGACATGGCGGCGGCCGCCGCCGGCATCGCCATCCTGTTTTGGGGCCTGGTGCTCGTCTGGGAAGCCGGCCGTCTGGTCGGGGCCTGGCCCGGCCCCTAG
- the rpsL gene encoding 30S ribosomal protein S12 — protein MPTINQLIRKERAKVSKRRKTPALQACPQRRGVCTRVYTTTPKKPNSALRKVARVRLTNGIEVTSYIPGEGHNLQEHSVVMIRGGRVKDLPGVRYHIIRGTLDTSGVSDRRQSRSKYGAKRPK, from the coding sequence ATGCCCACGATCAACCAGCTCATCCGCAAGGAACGGGCCAAAGTGTCCAAGCGGCGCAAGACGCCGGCCCTCCAGGCCTGCCCGCAGCGCCGGGGCGTGTGCACCCGCGTGTACACCACCACGCCCAAAAAGCCCAACTCGGCCTTGCGCAAGGTCGCCCGCGTGCGCCTGACCAACGGCATCGAGGTGACCTCTTACATCCCGGGCGAAGGCCACAACCTGCAGGAGCACTCGGTAGTGATGATCCGGGGCGGCCGCGTCAAAGACCTTCCCGGTGTCCGGTATCATATCATCCGCGGTACGCTCGATACGTCGGGCGTGTCTGACCGCCGCCAGAGCCGTTCCAAGTACGGCGCCAAGCGGCCCAAGTAA
- the nikA gene encoding nickel ABC transporter substrate-binding protein, which translates to MTIFFRTLALALLLAVPAAPALAGGNELVFSWQSNCGPLNPHLYSPNQMYAQNMLYEPLVRYDAGGKIVPWLAERWDISPDGRTYTFHLRQGVTFSDGTPFDAAAVKANFEAVRKNLPRHKWLELINQLDVLEAPDPGTFVMKLKGPYYPTLQELSLIRPLRFASPAVFPDDGDTSKGIKKAVGTGPWLLAETKLGEYDLFTRNDKYWGKKPALERVRVKVITDPNARLTAYETGDVDLIYGSGGHASGQIGMDAFKLLAADKANVTGISGPLGTRALCLNSGRGPTRDLAVRQAVAHAVDKAALVKGVFLDVEKPADTLFASDIPYCDLKLPPFAFDRAKAEKLLDDAGWKLPKGATVRQKDGKELEIDFCFIGNDALQKFIAELMQGELAKIGMRIRLVGEENDAFGKRQHDGEFGIIFNDTSGPPYEPHAVVGSMRSPSHADYQAQVGLPMKADIDAKITQVLTTTDEGTRAALYKDILTTLHEQAVYLPLTNMTNIVVHRQDVTAPGFMPTKYEIPFEGMTKR; encoded by the coding sequence ATGACGATTTTCTTCCGAACCCTGGCCCTGGCCCTGCTGCTAGCCGTCCCGGCCGCCCCGGCCCTGGCCGGCGGAAACGAGCTGGTCTTTTCCTGGCAGTCCAACTGCGGGCCGCTCAATCCCCACCTCTATTCCCCCAACCAGATGTACGCCCAGAACATGCTTTACGAGCCCCTGGTGCGCTATGACGCGGGCGGCAAGATCGTGCCCTGGCTGGCCGAGCGCTGGGACATCTCTCCTGACGGGCGCACCTATACCTTTCATCTGCGCCAGGGCGTGACCTTCTCCGACGGCACGCCCTTTGACGCGGCCGCAGTCAAGGCCAACTTCGAGGCCGTGCGCAAAAACCTGCCGCGCCACAAATGGTTGGAGCTCATCAACCAACTCGACGTCCTGGAAGCCCCGGACCCGGGCACGTTTGTCATGAAGCTCAAGGGACCCTACTATCCGACGCTCCAGGAACTGTCCCTGATCCGCCCGTTGCGTTTCGCCTCGCCGGCCGTCTTCCCCGACGACGGCGACACGTCCAAGGGCATCAAGAAAGCCGTGGGCACCGGGCCGTGGCTCCTGGCCGAAACCAAGCTCGGCGAGTACGACCTGTTTACGCGAAACGACAAGTACTGGGGCAAGAAGCCGGCCCTGGAGCGCGTGCGCGTCAAGGTCATCACCGATCCCAACGCCCGGCTGACCGCCTACGAAACCGGCGACGTGGACCTCATCTACGGTTCCGGCGGCCACGCCTCGGGCCAGATCGGCATGGACGCCTTCAAGCTGCTGGCCGCGGACAAGGCCAACGTCACCGGGATTTCCGGCCCCCTGGGCACGCGGGCGCTTTGCCTCAACTCCGGGCGCGGCCCCACCCGCGACCTGGCCGTGCGCCAAGCCGTGGCCCACGCCGTGGACAAGGCGGCTCTGGTCAAGGGCGTGTTTCTGGACGTGGAAAAGCCGGCCGACACGCTTTTCGCCTCGGACATTCCCTACTGCGACCTCAAGTTGCCGCCCTTCGCCTTTGACCGGGCCAAGGCCGAAAAGCTCCTGGACGACGCGGGGTGGAAGCTCCCCAAGGGCGCGACCGTGCGGCAAAAGGACGGCAAAGAGCTGGAAATCGACTTCTGCTTCATCGGCAACGACGCCCTGCAAAAGTTCATCGCCGAACTCATGCAGGGGGAACTGGCCAAAATCGGCATGCGCATCCGCCTGGTCGGCGAGGAAAACGACGCCTTCGGCAAGCGCCAGCACGACGGCGAGTTCGGCATCATCTTCAATGACACCTCAGGCCCCCCCTACGAGCCCCACGCCGTGGTCGGCTCCATGCGCTCGCCCTCCCATGCCGACTACCAGGCCCAGGTCGGCCTGCCCATGAAGGCCGATATAGACGCCAAGATCACCCAGGTGTTGACAACCACCGACGAGGGAACGCGCGCCGCCCTGTACAAGGACATTCTGACCACCCTGCACGAACAGGCCGTCTATCTGCCCCTGACCAACATGACCAACATCGTGGTCCATCGCCAGGACGTCACGGCCCCCGGGTTCATGCCAACCAAGTATGAGATTCCCTTTGAGGGAATGACCAAACGCTGA